The Morganella morganii sequence CGGTGTTTGCTGCTGCAGGTGCTGTTGCCGGAAAAGTTATCGGTCAGGTGGTATCAGAATCGGTAAAGGAAATATTGAGACAGGTAATGGTGGAGGTTAAAAGATTATTAATTTCAATGATGCTGACATCTACTGTCGTTAACGGTATAAATTCAGTCACTCAGGCAGAACTTAATAAAGATGTAATGAAATTAAACGCTGATATAGATTTAGATCAGGAATTACTGGATAAGTTGATGGAATTGATGGAAAAAATAATGGCAGCTTTTTCAGAATCACAGCAGGATTTAAATAAAATGAAAGAGCAGTTAGGTAAGATAGGAAAAGACGATTTTCAGCGTAAGAAGGCTATTATACAGTCAGGGCCATTAGCTGTTTAATTTAAAAAGGAATTTATTATGACGACGATAACCACAGCAAATAATACGAAGCAGGTTTATTCACCGGAAATTGATAGTATTATTTCAGTAAAAAAAGATTTACAGGAAATAAATATTGATCCTGAAGTTATAAAAGAGATTACAAAAAATAACAGTATAAAGAGCACAGAAGTTACAGATGAGCAAATTTCTGCTGAGATCCGTACCCGTGCAGGCTCGCTGATGCCCTCTCTGTTATCTGTCAGTGATCAGAAATGGATGAAATTAGCCATAGAATTATGCAAAGTACTGAATGATGATTCACTGAGCCAGCAGGAACGCCAGAATAAGCTGGATGTAGCTGTTATTGAACTGGCAAAAGAATTAAAAAATATGAAATATAAGGAAGCCGAACTTCAGGTCAAAGCAGCCGTCACCGGTGCGTTAGTTTCTATTGGTATTTCTATTGTCGGTGCTGCTATGTCAATAAAGGGGATTGATGTGGCTAATCCGACGGCACCGACACCCGGCGGAATAGCGGGGCAGGCCATGTCCGGACTGTCCCAGCCGGTTAGCCAGGTATTCGTACAATTTATTCAGAAGCAGGTTACTGAGTTACAGGGTGATGCTGAAGTTGTTCGCGCGCAAAAAGATCTGAAGCTGAAAAGCGGTTCCGTTCATGGTAAAGCTTCTAATGACGCGCATGAATTAAATAAAAAAGTAATGGATATGTTTAACCGTTATCTTGATAACAAGCAGGCGACATCTGGTAACTTGCTTAATAATATGCGGACATAATCTCTTCTGTGCTCATAAATCCGGGCCGCTTCTGACAGCGGCTTTTTCATGTTCTTTCTCATCATGAAGAAAATTCATCATGTTTTGCCACTTCGGTTTTGATCCCGGCAGTGAATACCGGTATAACAAAGGAATGTCTAAACGTCTGGACGTCTAAATAAAAATATTCACCTGTGCGGTAAGGAAGAACACATGAAACTTGAAACGCTCTCTGTCCATGCCGGTTATTCACCGGATCCGACCACTAAATCTGTCGCGGTTCCTATCTATCAGACCACCTCCTACGCCTTTGATGACACGCAGCACGGCGCGGATCTGTTTGATCTGAAAGTCCCAGGGAATATCTATACCCGTATCATGAACCCGACCAATGATGTGCTGGAGCAGCGTGTGGCGGCTCTGGAGGGCGGAATTGCCGGGCTGGCGGTGGCATCGGGCATGGCGGCGATCACCTATGCGATCCAGACCCTGGCCGGAGTCGGCGACAATATTATCAGTGTCTCCAAACTCTATGGCGGCACGTATAATTTGTTTGCGCATAATTTTCCGCGCATCGGGATCGACGTCCGTTTTGCTGATCATGATGATTTCGCACAGCTGGAATCCCTTATTGATGACAATACCAAAGCCGTTTTCTGCGAAACCATTTCCAACCCGGCGGGGCATATCGCGGATATTGAAAAACTGGCGGAAATCGCTCACCGTCACGGTGTTCCGCTGATTGTGGACAACACCGTTGCCTCTCCGGCGCTGTGCCGCCCGATTGAATTCGGCGCGGATATTGTGGTGCATTCATTGACCAAATATATCGGCGGACACGGTTCATCACTGGGCGGGATTGTTATCGACTCCGGAAAATTCCCGTGGCAGCAGCATGCGGATCGCTTTGCGGTACTGAATACCCCGGATCCTTCCTACCACGGTGTGAACTACAGTGAGCACTTCGGTGCGGCGGCATTTATCGCCCGCTGCCGCGTCGCGCCACTGCGTAATACCGGCGCAGCTCTGTCGCCGTTTAACAGCTTCCTGATTCTGCAGGGACTGGAAACACTGGCGCTGCGCATGGAACGTCATACCGAAAATGCCCTGCGTGTTGCGCAATACCTGCAACAACATCCGCAGGTTGCCTGGGTGAAATATGCGGGTCTGGCGGATAGTCCGGAACATGCACTGGCGAAGAAATACGTGCAGGGCACGCCGGCATCAATTATGTCTTTCGGTATCAAAGGCGGGGCAGAAGCGGGAGCGAAGTTTATCGATGCCCTGAAACTGATTGTCCGTCTGGTCAATATCGGTGATGCGAAATCCCTGGCCTGCCATCCGGCCACCACCACTCACCGTCAGCTGAATGAAGCCGAACTGGCCCGTGCCGGGGTATCACAGGATATGATCCGTTTATCCGTCGGTATCGAGCACATTGATGACATCCTGGCGGATATCAGTGCGGCACTGGACAGTGCGAAATAATATTGACAATCAATAAAATATAACCATAACAATATGTTCCGGAGATAGTATGAGAAAAATTATTGTATCGGCACTGCTCGCCTGCACCACATTACTGGCCGTGTCCTGCTCGCAGAATGATGATGAAAAACCACTGAAAGTGGCGATTAACACCGGGCCGGATCAGGCTATCTGGGAAGAAGTGGTCAAAGTTGCCAAAGAGAAGCAGGGGCTGGATGTTGATGTTATCGCCTTCAATGACTATGTCCTGCCGAATGAAGCGCTGCGCAACAGTGATGTGGATGCCAATGCGTTCCAGACCGTGCCGTACTATGAGGCGCAAAGCAAAGAACGTGGCTATCAGTTTGAAGTTATTGGTAAAACCTTTATCTTCCCGATAGCGGCATACTCAAAGAAAATCAAATCCGCAGCCGAGCTGCCGGATGGCGCAACAGTGGCTATCTCTAACGAAGCCACTACGCTCGGCCGCAGCCTGCTGCTGTTACAGGCTCAGGGGCTGATTAAACTGAAAGACGGCGTCGGTTATCTGCCGACCACCCTGGATATCATTGAAAATCCGAAGAAACTGAAGTTTGCGGAGATCGATACCCCGCAACTGACACGCACCCTGGATGATCCGGATGTGTATCTCTCCATTATCAACAATAATTTCTCATCTCAGGTCGGATTATCCGCCGCCCGTGACGGTCTGTTTATGGAAGGGGCTGATTCCCCGTATGTGAACCTGATTGTGGTCAGAGCAGCAGATAAAGATAATGAGAAGCTGAAAAAACTGGTCGCGGCATTCCAGAGTGATGAGGTGCTGAAAAAGGCCGATGAAGTGTATAAAGGCGATGCTGTCCGGGCCTGGTAAATGCGCGTCATCCTTCCGCCCATAGCGGTGTTGGCCGCATTCAGGGGCACCTTGCTCTGAACGGAATGATTTAGTGTATTGAGATCTGCAGGCACAGGTGACGGGTAAAGAAAACAGAAAGCATGCGAGCCATGGATGGCGAGCCTGAGCGCACACGGAAGTGTTTACAGCGACTTTCTGTTTTTGCCCGTTGCCGGTGAAGGCACCGTAATCCCGAATCCCGGTTTTACTCTTTCATCCTTATCTTGAATCCCCGGCGGATTGCCTGAATAATAGTCGCCACTGAGATAAGGAAAATACGATGAAACAACTGATTATCGGATTACTGGGTGTGGTGGTGCTGGTCGGCGTACTGCTGGTCTCCAATTACAACAGCATCCAGACACAGGACGAAGCGGTGACTGCCTCCGCCTCTGAAATGCTCAACCAATACAAACGCCGCGCGGATCTGATCCCGAACCTGGTGAAAACCGTGCAGGCTTCCTCTGACTTTGAACGTCAGGTCTTACAGGATGTGGTGAATGCCCGGGCAAAAGTCGGACAGATGAATATCAGTGTCAGTGATCTGAGTGACCCGGCGCTGCTTGCTAAATTCCAGCAGGCGCAGACTGAACTGGGATCCTCGCTCTCCCGCCTGCTTGCAGTATCAGAACGTTATCCGGATCTGAAAAGTAACGCACTCTACAGCGACTTAATGGTACAGCTGGAAGGCAGTGAAAACCGGATCGCTGTGGCGCGCGGCCGCTATATCGAAAGTGTCCGTGAATACAACACCACTATCCGTAAATTCCCGGCCGTGATTATTGCTAACTACATGGGATACACCGGCAAACCTAACTTCAGCGTTGAAAATGAAGCGGAAGTCACAACAGTTCCGGATGTGCAATTTCAAAAATAAACCGGCTGAACATGATTAACTGATGGCAGGATAAATTGAGTTTCCGGGCAAAATCCGTTAGAAGGAGAGGATAATACTAAGGAGTTATCGTGATTACCGAAGAGTTTCTCTCCAATAATGTGCTCAGCCTGATTGTGCTGGTGCTGTGTCTGCTCGGTTCCGGCGGGCTGATGATTTATAACCGCAAACGGGAAAAAGGCGAGCATGCCACATTAGTGCATGTTTCCCAGTTTATCATGTGGGCGCTGGGAGTCATTATCCTCGGCGATTTCGCCGAGCAGGGAATTGACCACTTTCAGTGGCGCTTTATCACTGCAGATACGGTCGGGATGATCTGCACCACACTGATTGTGCTGATGCTGATCCGCAAATTGTTCCTGATGATAAACCGCCTGGCCGCCGCACAGATCAAACGCGGCAGCGATATCACCTCGGCACATATTGTTTCCCGCGTACTGAAAATCCTGATTGTGATTGTGGTGTTCCTGTTCTACGGCGAACACTTCGGCATGAGCCTGTCCGGCCTGCTGACCTTCGGCGGTATCGGCGGCATTGCTATCGGTATGGCGGGGAAGGATATTCTCAGCAACCTCTTCTCCGGCATCATGCTCTATTTTGACCGCCCGTTTAAAATCGGTGACTGGGTCAGTTCGCCTGACCGGCAGATAGAAGGGACGGTGGTGGAAATCGGCTGGCGTATCACCAAAATTATTACCTTTGATCACCGCCCGCTCTATATTCCGAACTCGCTGTTCTCCTCCATCAGTGTGGAAAATCCGGGGCGCATGACCAACCGGCGGATCAAAACCACCATCGGGCTGCGCTATGAAGATGCGGAGAAGATTTCGCAGATTGTCAGTGAAATACGCGCTATGCTGAAAGCCGAAAGCAGCATTGACCAGCACCAGACATTGCTGGTCTATTTTGATGAATTTGGTGATTCCGCCCTCAATATTATGGTGTACTGCTTTACCAAAACCACGGTCTGGGCAGAGTGGCTGGCAGCACAGCAGGCGGTGTATCTGAAGATTATTGAGATTGTACACCGCAACGGTGCGGACTTTGCTTTCCCGAGCCGGACACTCTATATGGAACACAACAGTGTCTCCCGTGAACCGCCGGGAGTGTGATCTGACACCTTGCACCATCCCCCTTGTTTCCGTTATTGTGCCGCCGGTTAATTCCTGAGACGTTCATCAGAGGCGGCACAATATGGCGAAATATTTTTCCATCGGTGAGATGGCAAAGCTCCATAAAATCAGCATTCAGACACTGCGTTATTATGACCAGTTGGGGCTGTTCCGCCCGGTGTATGTCGATCAGGAAAGTAACTACCGCTATTACACTATCGATCAGTTTTCTCAGCTGGATATTATTAAGTATCTGAAATACCTGGGTATGCCGCTGAAAGAGATCAAACACCGCCTGGAAGACAGCGACACACAAATTCTCAGCCTGCTGACCCGGAAAATTTCCGTGGTGGATGAGAAAATCCGCGAGCTGGAGCTGATTAAAAAAGTCCTCTCCACCAAAAAAGAGACACTGGAAAAAGGGATTGATACCGACAGTATCGGCAAAATCACCCGCCGTTATATTCCGCGCCGTCATATTTTATCGATGAATTATGAGCCCGGTCTGAGCTTTGAGGAGACCATGGAGTTCTCACGGCGGCAGATTGCCAATATCCTCGAGGAAAACATTTCTATTTTCTACGGCGGCGTCAGTGGCCTGGTTTCCCGCGAAGAATTTCTGGCCACACAGCAGGTGCATTACCTGAACAGTTTTGTGATTGTCGAGCGCGACCTGTTTAATCCGCAGGTGCAGGACAAAATTACAGAAATTCCCGACGGTGAATTTATCTGCCTGATGTATCAGGGGCCTTACAGCGAAAATACGGCAGCATTTAAGGCGCTGACGGATTATGCGGAATACAAACGCATTCCGGTGGATGACATGATGTATGAAATCCCGGTGATTGACCCGCTTTCCACCAATGATCAGCGCCAGTTGCTGACAGAAATCCAGATCAAAGTGAAGCGGCGTGAAATTGATACCCGCTGCCTGGTGTAAAACTCTACCCCTACTATAGGTATTAATGCTTTCAATACAGAAACAGGCTGATATTCTTCAGCCTGTTTTGCTTTTCTCCACCGTATAATTACCCGTTTTGTGATGCGCATCTACTATCTCTGAATTGACTCTATAGTAGCTGGAGAGTCTATAGTTATCCACATTACAGCAATGGTTAAAAAGGTCGTTACCGCCACACTATTACCCCCGCTGATCCTGAATCAGCAACCCGAACTCACTAATGATAATAAATGATGACATGCGGATCAGAGTGCTGATCTCATGAGGAGTCTGTTGTGCAAAAAAATACTGATTATGATTTGGAAACCAAACTGATCCACCAGGGTCATTCACCGGATCCGGCCACCGGCGCGCTGGCCAGTCCTATCTACCAGACTGCCACATTTGCGGCGCATTCTGTGGAGCATTTCGAAGAACTGTGCCGGACATGGGGCTATGTCTACAGCCGCGAGTGCAACCCGAACCTGACTGAGCTGGAAAGCAAACTGGCGATGCTGGAAGGGGCGGACAGCGCGATTGTCAGCGCATCCGGCATGGGGGCGATTGCCTCAACCCTGCTGTCACTGGTGAAAACCGGCGATCATATTGTCAGTGCGGACGGGATCTTCTCCCACACCCGCCTGCTGATGACAGAACTGCTGGCAAAATTCGGCGTGGAAATCACTTTTGTTGATGCCACGGTCAGTGACAACATCCGCGCTGCCATGAAACCGGCGACAAAACTCGTGTATGTGGAAAGCCCGCTTAATCCGTCTCTGGAGCTGGTGGATATCCGCGCGGTGGCAGACATTGCCCATCAGAACAAAAGCCTGCTGATTGTTGACAGCACCTTCTGTACGCCGATCCTGCAACGCCCGCTGGAGCTGGGTGCAGATCTGGTGGTTCACAGCCTGACCAAGTTTATGAACGGTCACGGTGATACCCTGGGCGGCGCGGTTATCGGCTCCCGTGAGCTGATCGAACTGATCAAATGGCCGGGATTATGCTGCTTTACCGGCGCGGCGCTGGCACCAAACAATGCCTGGATGATTATGCGCGGAATGAAAACCCTCGATATGCGCATGAAAAAACACTGTGAAAACGGTCTGGCACTGGCGGAGTTCCTGACATCTCAGAGCGAAATCGAAGAAGTACGCTACCCGGCACTGAAGAACCATCCGCATTATGAACTGTGTCAGTCACAGATGAACGGCCTCGGCGGCGGTATTGTCTCTTTCCGTCTGAAAGAGGACATTCACGGCCTGACCCGCGACCAGGTGAGCCGCAAATTTGTGAACTCCCTGAAACTGACCACCATTGCCACCAGTCTGGGTGAAGAGCACACCCTGGTCCAGATGAACGGCGAAAACCTGATCCGTATTGCTGCCGGACTTGAATCAGCAAAAGACATTATTGCGGATTTCCGCCAGGCCCTGGATGCAGTTCACGGCTGATAAAAAGAGATAATAATTATGGCAAATCACATGGCAAATCAATCCCGCGTCAGACGGATGCTGATTCTGTTTCTGCTGGCATTCGGCACTACCGCAATGTACAGCCTGCCTTACCTGAAGTCTTCGTTCTATGATCCGATGCAGCAGGCGCTGGGGCTGACACACATTGAGATCGGTAACCTGCTCAGTCTGTATGGCCTGATCGGTATGTTTTCCTACTTTTTCGGCGGCTGGTTTGCGGATCGTTTTTCACTGCGCAACCTGATCACCTTCTCGCTGATCGCCTCCGGGTCACTGGGATTCTGGTTTGCGACCTTCCCGTCGTATAACACGATCCTGCTGATCCACATTCTGTGGGGTGTCACGACGATCCTGACATTCTTCGCCGCATCGATCAAAGTGGTGCGGATGCAGGGTACGGAGAAAGAGCAGGGGCGGATCTTCGGGTTCTACGAAGGGTTATCCGGTGTGTCCGGTACACTGATCTCGTTTGTTGGTCTTTATTTCTTCGGCAAATTTGCCGAGGCGGCAATCGGCTTCCGTTACGTCGTCTGGCTTTACTCCGGCGCTTCTGTGATCTGCGGCGTGCTGCTGTTCTTCCTGATCGCGCACCGCAGCAGTACCACTGACAGCGGCGAACCGGAAGAAAAAACCACATTCCGTTCGCTGATGAGTGTGGTGAGCATGCCGAAGGCGTGGCTGATCGGGCTGATTATTTTCTCCACTTATGTGGTGTTCTCCAGCCTGACGTATCTCAGCCCGTATCTGTCACAGGTATATGTGGTACCAATTACCCTGGTGACGGCGC is a genomic window containing:
- a CDS encoding MetQ/NlpA family ABC transporter substrate-binding protein, with amino-acid sequence MRKIIVSALLACTTLLAVSCSQNDDEKPLKVAINTGPDQAIWEEVVKVAKEKQGLDVDVIAFNDYVLPNEALRNSDVDANAFQTVPYYEAQSKERGYQFEVIGKTFIFPIAAYSKKIKSAAELPDGATVAISNEATTLGRSLLLLQAQGLIKLKDGVGYLPTTLDIIENPKKLKFAEIDTPQLTRTLDDPDVYLSIINNNFSSQVGLSAARDGLFMEGADSPYVNLIVVRAADKDNEKLKKLVAAFQSDEVLKKADEVYKGDAVRAW
- a CDS encoding MFS transporter; this encodes MANQSRVRRMLILFLLAFGTTAMYSLPYLKSSFYDPMQQALGLTHIEIGNLLSLYGLIGMFSYFFGGWFADRFSLRNLITFSLIASGSLGFWFATFPSYNTILLIHILWGVTTILTFFAASIKVVRMQGTEKEQGRIFGFYEGLSGVSGTLISFVGLYFFGKFAEAAIGFRYVVWLYSGASVICGVLLFFLIAHRSSTTDSGEPEEKTTFRSLMSVVSMPKAWLIGLIIFSTYVVFSSLTYLSPYLSQVYVVPITLVTALSIIRTYVIKMVASPVAGIVTDKVGSSISVMFVGFIIMAVNCALFLVIPKGNAFMWFAVVNMVVLSALLFAFRGIYFASVAESKIPMKTTGAVVGFASFIGFSPDAFYYSVAGYWLDKYGETGYSYIFMLSVACALLGVVATFLLRQINRREAAGGGMTLSPSV
- a CDS encoding bifunctional O-acetylhomoserine aminocarboxypropyltransferase/cysteine synthase, translated to MKLETLSVHAGYSPDPTTKSVAVPIYQTTSYAFDDTQHGADLFDLKVPGNIYTRIMNPTNDVLEQRVAALEGGIAGLAVASGMAAITYAIQTLAGVGDNIISVSKLYGGTYNLFAHNFPRIGIDVRFADHDDFAQLESLIDDNTKAVFCETISNPAGHIADIEKLAEIAHRHGVPLIVDNTVASPALCRPIEFGADIVVHSLTKYIGGHGSSLGGIVIDSGKFPWQQHADRFAVLNTPDPSYHGVNYSEHFGAAAFIARCRVAPLRNTGAALSPFNSFLILQGLETLALRMERHTENALRVAQYLQQHPQVAWVKYAGLADSPEHALAKKYVQGTPASIMSFGIKGGAEAGAKFIDALKLIVRLVNIGDAKSLACHPATTTHRQLNEAELARAGVSQDMIRLSVGIEHIDDILADISAALDSAK
- a CDS encoding MerR family transcriptional regulator is translated as MAKYFSIGEMAKLHKISIQTLRYYDQLGLFRPVYVDQESNYRYYTIDQFSQLDIIKYLKYLGMPLKEIKHRLEDSDTQILSLLTRKISVVDEKIRELELIKKVLSTKKETLEKGIDTDSIGKITRRYIPRRHILSMNYEPGLSFEETMEFSRRQIANILEENISIFYGGVSGLVSREEFLATQQVHYLNSFVIVERDLFNPQVQDKITEIPDGEFICLMYQGPYSENTAAFKALTDYAEYKRIPVDDMMYEIPVIDPLSTNDQRQLLTEIQIKVKRREIDTRCLV
- a CDS encoding LemA family protein; protein product: MKQLIIGLLGVVVLVGVLLVSNYNSIQTQDEAVTASASEMLNQYKRRADLIPNLVKTVQASSDFERQVLQDVVNARAKVGQMNISVSDLSDPALLAKFQQAQTELGSSLSRLLAVSERYPDLKSNALYSDLMVQLEGSENRIAVARGRYIESVREYNTTIRKFPAVIIANYMGYTGKPNFSVENEAEVTTVPDVQFQK
- a CDS encoding trans-sulfuration enzyme family protein, producing MQKNTDYDLETKLIHQGHSPDPATGALASPIYQTATFAAHSVEHFEELCRTWGYVYSRECNPNLTELESKLAMLEGADSAIVSASGMGAIASTLLSLVKTGDHIVSADGIFSHTRLLMTELLAKFGVEITFVDATVSDNIRAAMKPATKLVYVESPLNPSLELVDIRAVADIAHQNKSLLIVDSTFCTPILQRPLELGADLVVHSLTKFMNGHGDTLGGAVIGSRELIELIKWPGLCCFTGAALAPNNAWMIMRGMKTLDMRMKKHCENGLALAEFLTSQSEIEEVRYPALKNHPHYELCQSQMNGLGGGIVSFRLKEDIHGLTRDQVSRKFVNSLKLTTIATSLGEEHTLVQMNGENLIRIAAGLESAKDIIADFRQALDAVHG
- a CDS encoding mechanosensitive ion channel family protein, producing MTEEFLSNNVLSLIVLVLCLLGSGGLMIYNRKREKGEHATLVHVSQFIMWALGVIILGDFAEQGIDHFQWRFITADTVGMICTTLIVLMLIRKLFLMINRLAAAQIKRGSDITSAHIVSRVLKILIVIVVFLFYGEHFGMSLSGLLTFGGIGGIAIGMAGKDILSNLFSGIMLYFDRPFKIGDWVSSPDRQIEGTVVEIGWRITKIITFDHRPLYIPNSLFSSISVENPGRMTNRRIKTTIGLRYEDAEKISQIVSEIRAMLKAESSIDQHQTLLVYFDEFGDSALNIMVYCFTKTTVWAEWLAAQQAVYLKIIEIVHRNGADFAFPSRTLYMEHNSVSREPPGV